In Nocardia sp. BMG111209, a genomic segment contains:
- a CDS encoding TlpA disulfide reductase family protein, with protein sequence MSGRTRLLVPLLLCAAVLAALTGCSSGKDAVAQGGTFDFVSPGGKTDIGYDPPSARGTIGTLAGPDLMNAGKTVSVSDFPDQVVVLNVWGQWCGPCRAEAPALEKVYEQSKPRGVAFLGINVRDPQQDKAQDFVTSFHVGYPSIYDPEMRSLLALGGKFPTSVIPTTLVLDRHHRVAAVFLRTLLAEDLQPVVDRIAAEDRS encoded by the coding sequence CTGCTCGTACCGCTGCTGCTGTGCGCGGCGGTACTGGCGGCGCTGACCGGCTGTTCCAGCGGTAAGGACGCGGTGGCGCAGGGCGGCACCTTCGATTTCGTGTCACCGGGCGGTAAGACCGACATCGGGTACGACCCGCCGTCGGCGCGCGGCACCATCGGTACGCTCGCCGGTCCCGACCTGATGAATGCCGGGAAGACCGTGTCCGTCAGCGATTTCCCGGACCAGGTCGTGGTGCTGAACGTCTGGGGCCAGTGGTGCGGACCGTGCCGTGCCGAGGCGCCCGCGCTGGAGAAGGTGTACGAGCAGTCGAAGCCCCGCGGCGTGGCCTTCCTCGGGATCAATGTGCGCGATCCGCAGCAGGACAAGGCGCAGGACTTCGTCACCAGCTTCCACGTCGGATATCCGTCGATCTACGACCCGGAGATGCGCAGCCTGCTCGCCCTCGGCGGCAAATTCCCCACCAGCGTCATCCCGACCACCCTGGTGCTGGACCGGCACCACCGGGTCGCCGCGGTATTCCTGCGCACCCTCCTCGCCGAGGATCTCCAGCCGGTGGTCGACCGGATCGCCGCGGAGGATCGGTCATGA
- a CDS encoding cytochrome c biogenesis CcdA family protein, with protein sequence MTTTVLASVGDSFQQTAATGPLLLALGACVLAGLVSFASPCVVPLVPGYLSYLAGLVGAEAPPVTVGEVTGRRVTLAERAGRMRVAGAAGLFVAGFTVVFVLASATVFGVIQTLNVNRDLLQRIGGVVTIVMGLVFLGLVPALQRDTRMHPRRLTGVIGAPLLGAVFALGWTPCLGPTLSGVMAVSAGTQGATAARGVALIIAYCLGLGLPFVILAFGSASALRGVGWLRRNSRTIQIIGGILLVAVGAALVTGLWDQFVGWIRNAFVSETTLPI encoded by the coding sequence ATGACGACGACCGTGCTGGCCTCGGTGGGGGATTCGTTCCAGCAGACCGCCGCGACCGGGCCGTTGCTGCTGGCGCTGGGTGCGTGCGTGCTGGCGGGACTGGTGTCGTTCGCGTCGCCGTGTGTCGTGCCGTTGGTGCCCGGATACCTGTCCTATCTGGCCGGGCTGGTCGGCGCCGAGGCGCCGCCGGTCACGGTCGGCGAGGTCACGGGCCGTCGCGTCACCCTGGCCGAACGGGCCGGCCGGATGCGGGTCGCCGGTGCGGCCGGACTGTTCGTCGCCGGATTCACCGTGGTGTTCGTGCTGGCGTCGGCCACCGTGTTCGGGGTGATCCAGACCCTGAACGTGAACCGGGATCTGCTGCAGCGGATCGGCGGCGTCGTCACCATCGTGATGGGCCTGGTGTTCCTCGGACTGGTCCCGGCCCTGCAACGCGACACCCGGATGCACCCGCGACGGCTCACCGGCGTCATCGGCGCGCCGCTGCTCGGCGCGGTGTTCGCGCTGGGCTGGACACCGTGCCTGGGACCGACGCTGTCCGGGGTGATGGCGGTGTCCGCCGGCACCCAGGGCGCCACCGCCGCCCGCGGTGTGGCGCTGATCATCGCCTACTGCCTGGGTCTGGGCCTGCCGTTCGTGATCCTGGCGTTCGGGTCGGCCAGCGCGCTGCGCGGGGTCGGCTGGTTGCGCCGCAACTCGCGGACCATCCAGATCATCGGCGGAATCCTGCTCGTCGCGGTCGGTGCAGCCCTGGTGACGGGGTTGTGGGACCAGTTCGTCGGGTGGATACGCAATGCCTTCGTCTCCGAAACGACCCTGCCGATCTGA
- a CDS encoding cytochrome c biogenesis protein ResB, with product MTTTITAPETAPRPGPPPRGRFPALLRNTWRGLTNMRTALVLLFLLALAAIPGALLPQRSLNAQKVDKYIADRPTLGHWMDRLQLFGVFSSSWFTAVYVLLFVSLVGCIVPRVFDHYRALRTPPVAVPRNLSRLPHHFATTVTASPEEVIGSARGRLRGWRVIQRTGTREGELTLSAEKGYVRELGNLVFHLALVGLLVAFAIGKLFGYEGNVVVVADDGPGFCTTSPAVFDSFRAGNVNDGTGLAPMCVRVKDFRADYLPNGQAEMFTANISYQTGKDLTAGTWRDTTVQVNHPLRVAGDRVYLQGHGYAPTFTVTYPNGQTRTETVQWLPEDTATFLSSGVMRFDPPGGMFGTEEDRRKHQIAIEGLFAPTALLHGTLLTSSYPALNDPAVAIDIYRGETGLDTGRAQSLFALDPEMIKQGRLAKEQRVNLRPGESATLADGTKVTFDGAKQFANLQVSHDPAQDWVLVCAVTMMAGLLVSLLLKRRRVWMRAYPEMTGDEERRTVVEMGGLARTDQAGWGGEFDRLRSSVLGESTPSGTQNGEH from the coding sequence ATGACCACCACCATCACCGCCCCCGAGACCGCCCCCCGCCCCGGCCCGCCGCCGCGGGGCAGATTCCCGGCCCTGCTGCGCAACACCTGGCGTGGCCTCACCAATATGCGCACCGCGCTGGTGCTGCTGTTCCTGCTGGCGCTGGCGGCGATTCCCGGCGCCCTGCTGCCACAGCGCAGCCTCAACGCGCAGAAGGTCGACAAGTACATCGCCGACCGGCCCACCCTCGGGCACTGGATGGACCGGCTGCAGCTGTTCGGGGTGTTCTCCAGTTCCTGGTTCACCGCCGTCTACGTGCTGTTGTTCGTCTCGCTCGTGGGCTGCATCGTGCCCCGCGTCTTCGACCACTACCGCGCGCTGCGCACCCCGCCGGTCGCGGTGCCGCGCAACCTCAGCCGGTTGCCGCACCACTTCGCCACGACGGTCACGGCATCGCCGGAGGAGGTGATCGGCAGCGCGCGCGGCCGGTTGCGCGGCTGGCGGGTGATCCAGCGGACCGGCACCCGCGAGGGTGAGCTCACGCTGTCCGCGGAGAAGGGGTACGTCCGCGAGCTCGGCAATCTGGTCTTCCACCTGGCGCTGGTCGGGCTGCTGGTCGCGTTCGCGATCGGAAAGCTGTTCGGCTACGAGGGCAATGTGGTGGTCGTCGCCGACGACGGTCCCGGCTTCTGCACCACCTCGCCCGCGGTCTTCGACTCGTTCCGGGCGGGCAACGTCAACGACGGCACCGGCCTGGCCCCGATGTGCGTGCGGGTCAAGGATTTCCGCGCCGACTATCTGCCCAACGGCCAGGCCGAGATGTTCACCGCGAACATCTCGTACCAGACCGGCAAGGATCTGACCGCCGGCACATGGCGCGATACGACCGTCCAGGTGAACCATCCGCTGCGCGTCGCGGGCGACCGCGTCTACCTGCAGGGACACGGTTACGCGCCGACCTTCACGGTCACCTATCCGAACGGGCAGACCCGCACCGAGACGGTGCAGTGGCTGCCCGAGGACACCGCGACCTTCCTGTCCAGCGGCGTCATGCGCTTCGATCCGCCCGGCGGCATGTTCGGCACCGAGGAGGACCGGCGCAAACACCAGATCGCGATCGAGGGCCTGTTCGCGCCGACCGCGCTGTTGCACGGCACCCTGCTCACCTCGTCGTATCCGGCGCTGAACGATCCGGCGGTGGCGATCGACATCTATCGCGGCGAGACCGGCCTCGACACCGGCCGCGCGCAGTCGCTGTTCGCCCTGGACCCGGAGATGATCAAACAGGGCCGACTCGCGAAGGAGCAGCGGGTGAACCTGCGGCCGGGCGAATCGGCGACCTTGGCCGACGGTACCAAGGTGACGTTCGACGGTGCGAAACAGTTCGCGAATCTGCAGGTGTCGCACGATCCGGCGCAGGACTGGGTGCTGGTGTGCGCGGTGACGATGATGGCCGGTCTGCTGGTGTCGCTGCTGCTCAAGCGCCGTCGCGTGTGGATGCGCGCATACCCCGAGATGACCGGCGATGAAGAACGACGTACTGTAGTAGAAATGGGCGGGCTGGCCCGCACCGACCAGGCCGGCTGGGGTGGCGAATTCGATCGCCTGCGCAGCTCGGTTCTGGGGGAGAGCACACCGTCCGGAACGCAGAACGGGGAGCATTGA
- the ccsB gene encoding c-type cytochrome biogenesis protein CcsB: MPIDENIAGYSDLAFKSAIVIYVLVFVLLLVQYATAYTRKAEEREPALVGAGAGVPGRVDRPTARPLGERFGNMAFAVLFVGLGSHIVSIVLRGFATHRFPLGNMYEFVTMATGTAVLLGVILLRDQRYRGMWSFLLVPVLVLMFLAGTVLYAGAAPVVPALKSYWLPIHVTVVSIGSGVFLVSGVASLLFLLRLRQPAGTESDSVLGAIARRLPDARTLDRLAYRTTIIGFPIFGTGIILGAIWAESAWGRFWGWDPKETVSFIAWVIYAAYLHARATSGWRETKAAWINIAGFVAMLFNLFIINIVVSGLHSYAGLN; this comes from the coding sequence ATGCCGATCGACGAGAACATCGCCGGTTACAGCGATCTGGCGTTCAAGTCGGCGATCGTCATCTACGTGCTGGTGTTCGTGTTGCTGCTGGTGCAGTACGCGACCGCCTACACCCGCAAGGCCGAGGAGCGCGAACCCGCCCTGGTCGGCGCCGGTGCCGGGGTCCCCGGCCGCGTCGATCGGCCGACGGCCCGGCCGCTGGGCGAACGCTTCGGCAACATGGCCTTCGCGGTGCTGTTCGTCGGCCTGGGCTCGCACATCGTGTCGATCGTGCTGCGCGGCTTCGCGACCCACCGCTTCCCGCTCGGCAACATGTACGAGTTCGTGACGATGGCGACCGGCACCGCCGTCCTGCTCGGCGTGATCCTGCTGCGCGATCAGCGCTACCGCGGCATGTGGTCGTTCCTGCTGGTTCCCGTGCTGGTCCTGATGTTCCTGGCCGGCACCGTGCTGTACGCCGGAGCCGCCCCCGTGGTGCCCGCACTGAAGTCCTACTGGCTGCCGATCCACGTGACCGTGGTGAGCATCGGCAGCGGCGTATTCCTGGTCTCGGGCGTCGCCAGCCTGCTGTTCCTGCTGCGCCTGCGGCAGCCCGCCGGTACGGAATCCGACAGCGTACTGGGCGCGATCGCCCGCCGCCTGCCCGATGCCCGCACCCTGGACCGGCTCGCCTACCGCACCACCATCATCGGCTTCCCGATCTTCGGCACCGGCATCATCCTGGGCGCGATCTGGGCGGAATCCGCCTGGGGCCGCTTCTGGGGCTGGGATCCGAAGGAGACGGTCTCCTTCATCGCCTGGGTCATCTACGCCGCCTATCTGCACGCCCGCGCCACCTCGGGCTGGCGGGAGACCAAGGCCGCGTGGATCAACATCGCCGGCTTCGTGGCGATGCTGTTCAACCTGTTCATCATCAACATCGTGGTGAGCGGTCTGCACTCGTACGCCGGGCTCAACTGA
- a CDS encoding hemerythrin domain-containing protein, with product MSTSLSSLPSGHQTMLLAHRAMVTDLPRIAEAANRLAANPDATRAAALSGYVDRVHTLINHHHEGENEYLWPRLRTHGADEAAIALLAAEHEELDKFLAEWHRMATELGTDGSVAAELARITMDVHERIVGHAADEEAELVGRLAPALNPKIWKGFETHMRKTAPLWTLRFMPAWLLSVAGPDELGGVPALPMARLFRGWLERTQRAALGSAA from the coding sequence GTGAGCACTTCTCTTTCCAGCTTGCCCAGCGGACATCAGACGATGTTGCTGGCCCATCGTGCCATGGTCACCGATCTGCCCCGCATCGCCGAGGCTGCCAACCGACTGGCCGCGAACCCGGATGCGACCCGCGCCGCCGCGCTGAGCGGCTACGTCGATCGGGTGCACACACTGATCAACCACCACCACGAGGGCGAGAACGAGTACCTCTGGCCGCGCCTGCGCACCCACGGCGCCGACGAGGCGGCGATCGCCCTGCTCGCCGCGGAGCACGAGGAACTGGACAAGTTCCTGGCCGAATGGCACCGCATGGCAACGGAATTGGGAACCGACGGCAGTGTCGCGGCCGAACTCGCGCGGATCACGATGGATGTGCACGAGCGGATCGTCGGGCATGCCGCGGACGAGGAGGCGGAGCTGGTCGGCCGGCTCGCCCCGGCGCTGAACCCCAAGATCTGGAAGGGTTTCGAGACCCACATGCGCAAGACCGCGCCGCTGTGGACGCTGCGGTTCATGCCCGCGTGGCTGCTGTCCGTGGCCGGGCCCGACGAACTGGGTGGTGTGCCGGCGTTGCCGATGGCTCGACTGTTCCGCGGCTGGCTGGAGCGCACGCAACGTGCCGCGCTCGGCTCCGCCGCGTGA
- a CDS encoding nitrate- and nitrite sensing domain-containing protein, with product MRFRVLAIALIPSSSLLIVGGGTAGYFLQQANSIQTWSTAINHTAGPAMDFVEAVQNERRTSMLILAGDQSVAGDLPAERARLNASIPTMMAAGNDLIKLFHGSVGDAVVQMQATFGQLPLIRQRVDLGAAQIDEVYGYYNKVIQTVIVAGRLAARTAKVPEAANEQDTEIGLFETAEAMSRSSSLAAAGAFHGGFTPSQQEEYSKLVGFYRYELDNRIGELTPGEMATYQALVSSPAWMQMGAIESGLIRRSAELDASAPSTESGGPSSGAGGPGSSSSSGPGGSSSGAAGPGGTSSGAGGTSSGPGGSSSGTAGPGGSGTARPGGSASGPGAAPSGAAGPNAAGPGTSQPGVTSPGTSQPGVSAAPGPSSPKTSSPRTSPPGALSQSGPGASSGTGQTGTGNSSSGTSSNSATGDTTTTETGDTPPMPPAAEWQDAADQVGSTLRGMWNSHLRYAGEVADKQGSTLSRQSVEGGAAALALSLVAFVAAAYLSQRLIGRLRRLRAETLQVSETRLPRIMDQLGRSESVDLDKELPKLDFGRDEIGQVADAFNRAQTAAVAAAINEAHTRQGVRAVFVNIAHRSQVTMHQLLGQLERAEHRHDDPDTLKMLFEFDNLATRERRNAENLVILGGEQPGRQWRNPVPLHELVRSAVTETEHYPRVHIVRLPEVRIIGSAVADLIHLLAELIDNAATFSPPRTRVEISGDLGGSAVIVAISDLGVGLTRGEMARFNEALTNPPDFNIEALSTDPRLGLFVVAQLAKRHEVAVRLTESDFGGIRSVVRIPYNLVSDEAVDDESLPPSELGEGAEDNLGELRRWSHRLGGQQPGLPAAEEPAEPAPVPLVPEPEPVGAMASYADQAPPESWGEEPIGAGAEAQAYDGPPLPQRRRQTQVIPRPPAPDVHPSVGRQRDRPTGQGRPTDLWTSLQAGTKLGRAGVPAGSRLEVATEGEGQWND from the coding sequence GTGCGATTTCGCGTTCTGGCGATTGCCCTCATACCCAGCTCGTCGCTGCTGATTGTCGGTGGTGGCACGGCCGGATACTTCTTACAGCAGGCCAACTCCATTCAGACCTGGTCGACCGCGATCAACCATACGGCCGGGCCGGCAATGGACTTCGTGGAAGCGGTGCAGAACGAGCGCCGCACCAGCATGCTCATACTCGCGGGCGATCAATCCGTGGCCGGTGATCTACCGGCGGAACGGGCGCGGCTCAATGCGTCCATTCCGACGATGATGGCCGCCGGTAACGATCTGATCAAACTTTTCCACGGGTCCGTCGGCGATGCCGTCGTGCAAATGCAGGCCACGTTCGGCCAGTTGCCGTTGATCCGGCAGCGAGTCGATCTGGGCGCGGCCCAGATCGATGAGGTCTACGGCTACTACAACAAGGTCATCCAAACGGTCATCGTCGCGGGCCGACTGGCCGCGCGCACGGCCAAGGTGCCCGAGGCGGCGAACGAACAGGACACCGAGATCGGTTTGTTCGAAACCGCCGAGGCGATGTCCCGGAGCAGTTCGCTCGCCGCGGCCGGTGCTTTCCACGGCGGTTTCACACCGTCGCAGCAAGAGGAATACAGCAAACTGGTCGGTTTTTATCGATACGAACTCGATAATCGCATCGGCGAATTGACGCCGGGCGAGATGGCGACTTATCAGGCGCTGGTGTCGAGCCCGGCGTGGATGCAGATGGGCGCCATCGAATCCGGCCTCATCCGCCGGTCGGCCGAACTCGACGCGTCCGCGCCGTCCACCGAGTCGGGCGGTCCTTCCTCGGGAGCCGGGGGACCGGGGAGCTCCTCCTCGTCCGGTCCGGGCGGTTCGTCCTCGGGCGCCGCCGGCCCGGGTGGAACCTCGTCCGGCGCGGGTGGTACCTCGTCCGGTCCCGGTGGATCCTCGTCCGGCACCGCCGGTCCCGGTGGATCCGGCACCGCGCGTCCGGGTGGTTCCGCGTCGGGTCCCGGCGCCGCCCCGTCGGGCGCCGCCGGTCCGAATGCCGCCGGTCCGGGCACGTCGCAGCCGGGCGTCACCTCGCCGGGCACGTCGCAGCCCGGCGTGTCCGCCGCCCCCGGCCCCTCCTCGCCGAAGACCTCCTCCCCGCGGACATCGCCCCCCGGAGCCCTGTCGCAGAGCGGTCCGGGCGCCTCGTCCGGCACCGGGCAGACCGGAACCGGCAACTCGTCCAGCGGGACGTCCTCGAACAGCGCCACGGGCGATACCACCACCACCGAAACCGGCGACACCCCGCCGATGCCTCCCGCCGCCGAATGGCAGGACGCCGCCGATCAGGTCGGCTCCACGCTGCGCGGTATGTGGAACTCGCATCTGCGCTACGCCGGTGAGGTCGCCGACAAACAGGGCAGCACGCTGTCCCGGCAGTCCGTCGAGGGCGGTGCGGCCGCCCTGGCGCTGTCGCTGGTCGCCTTCGTCGCTGCGGCGTACCTGTCGCAGCGCCTGATCGGCCGTCTGCGCCGGCTGCGGGCGGAAACGCTGCAGGTCAGCGAGACCCGGTTGCCGCGGATCATGGATCAGCTCGGCCGTTCCGAATCCGTCGACCTGGACAAGGAACTGCCCAAACTCGATTTCGGCCGCGACGAGATCGGCCAGGTCGCCGATGCCTTCAATCGCGCGCAGACGGCCGCCGTCGCCGCCGCGATCAACGAGGCGCACACCCGGCAGGGTGTCCGCGCGGTCTTCGTCAACATCGCGCACCGCAGCCAGGTCACCATGCACCAGCTGCTGGGTCAGCTGGAGCGCGCGGAGCATCGGCACGACGATCCGGACACCCTGAAGATGCTGTTCGAATTCGACAACCTCGCCACCCGCGAGCGGCGCAACGCCGAGAACCTGGTGATCCTGGGCGGCGAACAGCCCGGCCGGCAGTGGCGCAATCCGGTGCCGCTGCACGAGTTGGTGCGCAGCGCGGTCACCGAGACAGAGCACTACCCCCGGGTCCACATCGTGCGGTTGCCCGAGGTGCGCATCATCGGCTCGGCCGTGGCCGACCTCATCCACCTGCTGGCCGAACTGATCGATAACGCCGCGACCTTCTCGCCGCCGCGAACCCGCGTCGAGATCTCCGGTGATCTGGGCGGCTCGGCGGTGATCGTCGCGATCTCCGATCTGGGCGTCGGCCTGACCAGGGGTGAGATGGCGCGGTTCAACGAGGCGCTGACCAACCCGCCGGACTTCAACATCGAGGCGCTGTCCACCGATCCGCGACTGGGCCTGTTCGTGGTCGCGCAGCTGGCGAAGCGGCACGAGGTCGCGGTGCGGCTGACCGAATCCGATTTCGGCGGCATCCGCAGCGTCGTGCGGATCCCCTACAACCTGGTCTCCGACGAGGCGGTCGACGACGAGTCGCTGCCGCCGAGCGAACTCGGTGAGGGCGCCGAGGACAACCTCGGTGAGCTGCGGCGCTGGTCGCATCGGCTGGGCGGGCAGCAGCCCGGACTGCCCGCGGCGGAGGAGCCCGCCGAGCCGGCTCCCGTCCCGCTGGTTCCGGAGCCCGAACCGGTCGGCGCGATGGCGTCCTACGCCGATCAGGCGCCGCCCGAGTCCTGGGGTGAGGAACCGATCGGCGCCGGCGCGGAGGCGCAGGCGTACGACGGTCCGCCGCTGCCCCAGCGCAGACGGCAGACCCAGGTGATCCCGCGGCCGCCGGCCCCCGATGTCCATCCCAGTGTCGGCAGGCAGCGGGACCGGCCGACGGGACAGGGACGGCCCACCGACCTGTGGACCTCGCTACAGGCCGGAACGAAGCTCGGTCGCGCGGGTGTACCCGCCGGGTCTCGGCTCGAGGTGGCGACCGAAGGCGAAGGACAGTGGAATGACTGA
- a CDS encoding roadblock/LC7 domain-containing protein, which yields MTEEYGKFNWILDDLAERLNGVRYVIMLSNDGLMLGHCAQIEREDAERFSAMASALQSLGTSAGRLFSAGNLQQVMVELDEAMLFVTSAGANASIAVLGEATADWGLVAHEMNLTVQRMGTWLSSKPRHSNVTR from the coding sequence ATGACTGAGGAATACGGCAAGTTCAATTGGATTCTCGATGATCTGGCGGAACGCCTGAACGGTGTGCGCTACGTCATCATGCTGTCCAACGACGGGCTGATGCTGGGCCACTGCGCCCAGATCGAGCGCGAGGACGCCGAACGCTTCAGCGCGATGGCATCCGCGTTGCAGAGCCTGGGAACCAGTGCGGGACGCCTGTTCTCGGCGGGCAATCTGCAACAGGTCATGGTCGAGCTGGACGAGGCGATGCTGTTCGTGACCTCCGCGGGCGCGAACGCTTCCATCGCCGTCCTGGGTGAGGCAACCGCGGATTGGGGTCTGGTGGCACATGAGATGAATCTGACGGTCCAGCGCATGGGGACGTGGCTTTCCTCCAAACCACGCCACAGCAACGTGACCAGATGA
- a CDS encoding DUF742 domain-containing protein, with the protein MVRERDSWYDDAAGPLVRLYGFTRGRTHDSAPELSMITIVVAVEGTEDTRLRQMEHEYQRIFSITRKPRAIAEISARLGLPLRVSRILVGDLIADGYLTISSDQARHAAENNNRETADLIRAIRDGLLRL; encoded by the coding sequence ATGGTTCGCGAACGGGACTCCTGGTACGACGACGCAGCCGGTCCGCTGGTCCGGCTGTACGGGTTCACTCGCGGGCGCACCCACGATTCCGCACCCGAACTGAGCATGATCACGATCGTGGTCGCGGTGGAGGGCACCGAGGACACCCGCCTGCGCCAAATGGAACACGAGTATCAGCGAATCTTCTCGATCACGCGAAAGCCACGGGCGATCGCGGAGATATCTGCCAGACTCGGATTGCCCCTGCGGGTGAGCAGAATTCTGGTCGGTGATCTCATCGCGGACGGTTATCTGACCATCAGCTCGGACCAGGCGAGGCATGCCGCCGAAAACAACAACCGCGAGACCGCCGATTTGATAAGGGCGATACGTGATGGCCTTCTCAGACTCTGA
- a CDS encoding ATP/GTP-binding protein, giving the protein MAPPKITSAKILIAGGFGVGKTTMVGSVSEIAPMSTEELISDKSEGVDDLSGVESKGTTTVALDFGRITVNPNLILYLFGTPGQERFWFFWDELATGALGAVVLVDVRRLDQSFAAIDFFEQRNLPFVVGVNYFDGAHRYRIADLRAALDLDEAVPLRYCDARSRDSSKRLLLGLTEHLLDRLEGAPDESKV; this is encoded by the coding sequence ATGGCACCGCCGAAGATCACGTCGGCGAAAATCCTCATCGCAGGGGGATTCGGCGTGGGCAAGACGACCATGGTCGGTTCGGTCAGCGAGATCGCGCCGATGTCCACCGAGGAACTGATCAGCGACAAGAGCGAGGGCGTCGACGATCTGTCCGGTGTGGAGTCGAAGGGGACCACCACGGTCGCACTGGATTTCGGTCGCATCACGGTGAACCCGAATCTGATCCTCTATTTGTTCGGCACGCCCGGACAGGAACGGTTCTGGTTCTTCTGGGACGAACTCGCGACCGGAGCCCTCGGCGCGGTCGTCCTCGTCGATGTGCGGCGGCTCGACCAGTCGTTCGCCGCGATCGATTTCTTCGAACAGCGGAACCTGCCGTTCGTGGTGGGGGTCAACTACTTCGACGGCGCGCACCGCTATCGCATCGCCGATCTGCGCGCCGCGCTCGATCTCGACGAAGCGGTACCCCTGCGGTATTGCGATGCCCGCAGCCGTGATTCCAGCAAACGACTGCTCCTCGGCCTCACCGAGCATCTGCTCGATCGGCTCGAGGGCGCCCCCGACGAATCGAAGGTCTGA
- a CDS encoding 3-oxoacyl-ACP synthase III family protein gives MIDVSVTVSLADVSSYRPGEPVPAEYFTRFHETGDSGNAVMFNPPRFRHHVAVGESPADMAEQAIAPMLARHGAELLDEVDILIVHTQLPETWFVGNGGEVAARLGIVPEWLIDLHNGGCASFVYAVKLAREIMQSTPAKSALIVNIANTAGQLFDQDQVRPLAQAAVPGDGAGVAWLTRSDHSPILDIEARHLPQYAGEMTLVSDPPRRHWQSGPGQMHIGFTEAGIAKVLNRGNEIVPEVARAVCGRLEVPPGDVDLLVTNQPNRKFLENWRDSLGVPAERHPDTFEECGNLFGVAMPLTFDHAVTSGQVPDGSLVLFAGFAHAGDFAAAAAVRWNGRLSPRDGSC, from the coding sequence ATGATCGACGTGAGCGTCACCGTCAGCCTGGCAGATGTGTCCAGTTACCGTCCCGGAGAACCAGTTCCGGCCGAATACTTCACCCGTTTCCACGAGACCGGCGACAGCGGCAACGCCGTCATGTTCAATCCGCCCCGATTCCGGCACCACGTCGCGGTGGGCGAGTCCCCGGCCGATATGGCCGAGCAGGCCATCGCGCCGATGCTGGCCCGGCACGGCGCGGAACTGCTGGACGAGGTCGACATCCTGATCGTGCACACCCAGCTGCCGGAGACCTGGTTCGTCGGTAACGGCGGCGAGGTCGCCGCCCGGCTCGGCATCGTGCCGGAATGGCTGATCGACCTGCACAACGGTGGTTGCGCCAGTTTCGTCTACGCGGTGAAACTGGCCCGCGAGATCATGCAGAGCACCCCGGCGAAATCGGCCCTGATCGTGAACATCGCGAATACCGCGGGGCAGTTGTTCGACCAGGATCAGGTGCGGCCGCTGGCCCAGGCGGCCGTTCCCGGCGACGGCGCGGGCGTCGCCTGGCTGACCAGGTCCGATCATTCCCCGATCCTGGATATCGAGGCCCGGCATCTGCCGCAGTACGCGGGGGAGATGACGCTGGTCTCCGATCCGCCGCGCCGGCATTGGCAGTCCGGCCCGGGACAGATGCACATCGGATTCACCGAGGCGGGTATCGCCAAGGTGCTGAACCGCGGCAACGAGATCGTTCCCGAGGTGGCGCGCGCGGTCTGCGGCCGGCTCGAGGTGCCCCCCGGCGACGTGGATCTGCTGGTCACCAATCAGCCGAACCGGAAATTCCTGGAGAACTGGCGGGATTCGCTGGGGGTGCCCGCGGAGCGCCATCCGGACACCTTCGAGGAATGCGGCAATCTGTTCGGCGTCGCCATGCCGCTGACCTTCGACCATGCGGTCACCTCCGGGCAGGTGCCGGACGGATCCCTGGTCCTGTTCGCGGGTTTCGCGCATGCCGGAGATTTCGCCGCCGCGGCGGCGGTGCGATGGAACGGCAGACTATCGCCGCGCGACGGCTCATGCTGA